The proteins below are encoded in one region of Holophagaceae bacterium:
- a CDS encoding histidine triad nucleotide-binding protein yields MKQGLLLPLFFAFPLLAQGVQAPPQPSAATAAVPSWVDAHPEHRAHPDCIFCKIIADKAPSKKVFEDDRVLAFWDIKPRAKVHLLVIPKQHVSNLTELEQLPMETRSALLTACAKVAREAGIAASGFRIIVNTGKDASQSVFHLHFHVVGGEPLPADAVRVRPKS; encoded by the coding sequence ATGAAACAGGGCCTGCTTCTTCCTCTTTTCTTTGCCTTTCCCTTATTGGCCCAGGGCGTCCAGGCGCCCCCCCAGCCTTCGGCCGCCACCGCCGCGGTTCCCTCCTGGGTGGATGCGCATCCGGAACACCGCGCTCATCCCGATTGCATTTTCTGCAAGATCATCGCGGACAAGGCGCCCTCGAAAAAGGTGTTCGAGGATGACCGCGTGCTGGCTTTCTGGGACATCAAGCCCCGGGCGAAGGTGCACCTGCTGGTGATCCCCAAGCAGCATGTTTCCAACCTCACAGAGCTGGAGCAGCTCCCCATGGAGACCCGCAGCGCCCTGCTCACGGCCTGCGCCAAGGTGGCGCGGGAAGCGGGCATCGCGGCTTCCGGGTTCCGCATCATCGTCAACACCGGCAAGGACGCCAGCCAGTCCGTCTTCCACCTGCATTTCCACGTGGTGGGCGGCGAGCCGTTGCCCGCGGACGCGGTGCGCGTGAGGCCGAAGTCCTGA
- the fsa gene encoding fructose-6-phosphate aldolase codes for MKFFVDTASIADIKRINELGILDGVTTNPSLIAKESGKPFEAIIQEICGIVDGPISAEVIATDAPGMIKEGRKLAKIHKNVVVKVPLTAEGLKACHAFKQEGIHTNVTLCFSATQGLMAAKAGATMVSPFVGRLDDINHVGMELIEDLVQIFDNYGLETQVLAASIRGPRHVTDAALAGAHIATIPPKVFDQMLRHPLTDQGIENFLADWKKGGR; via the coding sequence ATGAAATTTTTCGTCGATACCGCCAGCATCGCTGACATCAAGCGCATCAATGAGTTGGGAATCCTGGACGGGGTGACCACGAATCCGAGCCTCATCGCCAAGGAGAGCGGCAAGCCCTTTGAGGCGATCATCCAGGAGATTTGCGGCATCGTGGACGGGCCCATCTCGGCGGAAGTGATCGCCACGGATGCACCGGGGATGATCAAGGAGGGCCGCAAGCTCGCCAAGATCCACAAGAACGTGGTGGTGAAGGTTCCGCTCACCGCTGAGGGCCTCAAGGCCTGCCACGCCTTCAAGCAGGAGGGCATCCATACCAACGTGACCCTGTGCTTCAGCGCCACCCAGGGTCTGATGGCCGCCAAGGCCGGCGCGACGATGGTGTCGCCCTTCGTGGGGCGCCTCGACGACATCAACCATGTGGGCATGGAGCTGATCGAGGATCTGGTGCAGATCTTCGACAATTACGGACTGGAAACCCAGGTGCTCGCGGCTTCCATCCGGGGACCCCGCCACGTCACGGACGCGGCCCTGGCGGGCGCGCACATCGCCACCATCCCGCCCAAGGTCTTCGACCAAATGCTTCGCCATCCCCTGACGGACCAGGGAATCGAGAACTTCCTGGCGGACTGGAAGAAGGGTGGACGATGA
- the thyX gene encoding FAD-dependent thymidylate synthase, translating to MPQTEITVLDKGFVRLVDAMGSDLSVVNAARVSFGKRKDTLDEGDKKLIKYLATHEHTSPFRHAYMQFHVKAPIFVFRQWMKHQVGCAWNEVSGRYVEFADDEFFVPASFRQQAKVNKQGSEGEIEDGNRAPAKQAYLEACQGSVAQYKKLLSLGVCREQARCVLPLGLYSEVYWTTSLQAVAHFIRLRTESHAQWEIQQYAHAVRTLIEDRFSASLDALLDLDEE from the coding sequence ATGCCTCAAACCGAAATCACGGTCCTCGACAAAGGCTTTGTCCGGCTGGTGGATGCCATGGGCTCGGACCTGTCGGTGGTCAACGCGGCGCGGGTGAGTTTCGGCAAACGCAAGGACACCCTGGATGAGGGCGACAAGAAGCTCATCAAGTACCTGGCCACCCACGAACACACATCGCCCTTCCGCCACGCCTATATGCAGTTCCATGTGAAGGCGCCGATCTTCGTGTTCCGCCAGTGGATGAAACACCAGGTGGGCTGCGCCTGGAACGAGGTCTCGGGCCGCTATGTGGAATTCGCGGATGACGAGTTCTTCGTGCCCGCGAGCTTCCGGCAGCAGGCCAAGGTGAACAAGCAGGGCAGCGAGGGCGAGATCGAGGATGGCAATCGCGCTCCCGCCAAGCAGGCTTACCTGGAGGCCTGCCAAGGCAGCGTGGCCCAATACAAAAAGCTGCTGAGCCTGGGCGTCTGCCGGGAGCAGGCCCGCTGCGTGCTGCCTCTGGGGCTCTACTCGGAGGTCTACTGGACCACGAGCCTCCAGGCGGTGGCGCACTTCATCCGCCTGCGCACCGAAAGCCACGCCCAGTGGGAGATCCAGCAGTACGCCCACGCCGTGCGGACCCTCATCGAGGACCGCTTCTCCGCCAGCCTTGATGCGCTGCTGGATTTGGACGAGGAGTGA
- a CDS encoding aminotransferase class V-fold PLP-dependent enzyme, which translates to MRPLLDPSLFDLDAERLWVMHCSEGPVPMASLEAVQAFLPKESRPWKLRWAEDFQGIPEATKREAAQLIGAGPDDISLTATTSSGLQIIAQGFPWKAGDEVLAPLGEFPSNAWPWMALAPRGVGFCEVPLWAGHQSGPEAWNSTPPPPEADAETRLLDAITDRTRILALSWVRFQDGLKLDLPWLGSACRERGVHLVVDGIQGAGTHRPDLTGVSAFATGGHKGLLAPQGLGFLWTEAKFRALLAPSGTWLSVEDGTNFTRPSTDFNRDWLADGRRLEAGGPSLLGCVALNASLACLNGAAAGAIETYVQSLQDSLLESISGNSIWGAEAKRLRGLRSEDRLGPVLSFHHQGRGPEFLNALLQKGFDRGIYASVREGYLRVAFHGMHSQADVARVAAWITD; encoded by the coding sequence ATGCGCCCGCTCCTGGATCCTTCGCTTTTCGACCTGGACGCCGAACGCCTCTGGGTCATGCACTGCTCCGAGGGGCCCGTGCCCATGGCTTCGCTTGAAGCGGTCCAGGCCTTTCTGCCCAAGGAATCCCGTCCCTGGAAGCTGCGCTGGGCCGAGGATTTCCAGGGCATCCCGGAAGCCACCAAGCGGGAAGCCGCGCAGCTCATCGGCGCGGGACCGGACGATATCAGCCTGACGGCCACGACCTCTTCCGGTCTGCAGATCATTGCCCAAGGTTTTCCCTGGAAAGCCGGCGATGAGGTGCTGGCGCCCCTGGGCGAGTTCCCTTCCAACGCCTGGCCCTGGATGGCGCTCGCGCCAAGGGGTGTCGGCTTCTGCGAGGTGCCGCTCTGGGCCGGGCACCAATCAGGACCGGAAGCCTGGAATTCGACCCCGCCTCCTCCAGAGGCCGATGCGGAAACGCGCTTATTGGACGCGATCACCGACCGCACCCGGATCCTCGCCTTGAGCTGGGTGCGCTTCCAGGATGGCTTGAAGCTCGACCTGCCCTGGTTGGGCAGCGCCTGCCGGGAACGCGGCGTGCACCTGGTGGTGGATGGCATCCAGGGCGCCGGCACGCACCGGCCCGACCTCACGGGGGTCAGCGCCTTCGCCACGGGCGGCCACAAAGGACTTCTGGCCCCGCAGGGATTGGGCTTCCTTTGGACCGAGGCGAAGTTCCGGGCGCTGCTGGCGCCCTCGGGCACCTGGCTCTCAGTGGAAGACGGCACCAATTTCACGCGGCCGTCCACGGATTTCAACCGCGACTGGCTGGCGGATGGCCGCCGCCTGGAGGCGGGGGGTCCTTCACTGCTGGGCTGCGTGGCGCTGAACGCGTCGTTGGCCTGCCTCAACGGTGCTGCTGCCGGCGCCATCGAAACCTACGTTCAAAGCTTGCAAGATTCGCTGCTGGAGTCCATTTCCGGCAATTCCATCTGGGGCGCTGAAGCCAAACGGCTCCGGGGATTGCGGAGCGAGGATCGCCTGGGCCCAGTGCTGTCCTTCCACCATCAAGGCCGCGGGCCGGAATTCCTGAACGCCCTGCTCCAGAAGGGGTTCGACCGGGGCATCTACGCTTCGGTGCGCGAGGGCTACCTGCGCGTCGCCTTCCATGGCATGCATTCCCAGGCGGATGTGGCTCGGGTGGCGGCCTGGATCACGGACTGA
- a CDS encoding DUF2892 domain-containing protein — protein MLSRILPTNEHPAERILRVILGLAGLSLVFFGPKSPLGYFGLIPLLTGLVGSCPLYTVFGFSTCARKGP, from the coding sequence ATGCTGAGCAGAATCCTGCCCACCAACGAACATCCAGCCGAGCGCATCCTCCGCGTGATCCTGGGGCTGGCCGGATTATCCCTGGTGTTCTTTGGGCCCAAGTCGCCGCTGGGGTATTTCGGCCTCATCCCGCTTCTCACCGGGCTGGTCGGATCGTGCCCCCTGTATACGGTTTTCGGTTTCAGCACCTGTGCCCGGAAAGGACCCTGA
- a CDS encoding molybdopterin-dependent oxidoreductase: protein MEFELNGQSKTCDAPVDMSLLTYLREVEGIISPKDGCSSEGICGCCTVLVDQVARLSCRMKLKDVAGKRVTTLEGISSAEKDAFADAFVLKGGVQCGFCTPGIVMKAKAMLDKNPNPTRQEITDGLTGNLCRCTGYKKVVDSIECAAAALREGRPVAPAEGVGRVGSRLGKYTGRESVLGERVFVADMKEPGMIYGALRFSDHPRARVLRIDISEALEVPGIVRILTAKEVSGKRIVGMIFKDWPVMVAEGETTRYIGDVLAAVAASTEEAAREAVARIKVQYEVLGPVTDIFAALKPDAPQITETGNVLSVSEVQFGDAEAALKTSAFVTRHRFATQRIEHAFLEMEATLALPWEKDGHRGVKVYDCGQGVYEDRKQLADLLDLPERLVNVVQVQNGGGFGGKEDMTTQGHAALLCWHTNLPVMVRLTRAESLRMHPKRHPIVMEYALGCDENGKLTALTATMHSDSGAYASVGMKVIERAVAHSAGAYTVPNVHVIGTAVITNNVPCGAMRGFGANQSCFAMESCMDELCKMGGFDRWQFRWDNALVEGKATATGQILRSGVGVRACLEALKDRFYAADCAGLAAGIKNTGIGCGMPDYGKAKIVIEAADRVVVHHGWCEMGQGVYTMAIQTLVEETGIDPAFIEVRVETDEEAGAGMTTASRGTSLVGNSVREASRDLKRDLAAGKTLERAWWAESTGASGSATGPPRSGTSRRPEKTW from the coding sequence ATGGAATTCGAGCTCAACGGCCAGTCCAAAACCTGCGATGCGCCTGTGGACATGAGCCTGCTCACCTACCTGCGGGAAGTGGAAGGCATCATCAGCCCCAAGGATGGCTGTTCCAGCGAAGGCATCTGTGGATGCTGCACGGTCCTGGTGGACCAGGTCGCCCGGCTGAGCTGCCGGATGAAGCTGAAGGACGTCGCCGGCAAGCGGGTGACCACCCTGGAAGGCATTTCTTCTGCAGAAAAGGATGCCTTCGCGGATGCCTTCGTGCTCAAGGGTGGCGTCCAGTGCGGTTTCTGCACACCCGGCATCGTCATGAAGGCCAAGGCCATGCTCGACAAGAATCCCAATCCCACACGCCAGGAGATCACCGACGGACTGACGGGGAATCTCTGCCGGTGCACGGGCTACAAGAAGGTGGTGGATTCCATCGAATGCGCAGCCGCTGCCCTGCGCGAAGGCAGGCCGGTGGCGCCCGCCGAAGGGGTGGGCAGGGTTGGTTCCCGGCTCGGGAAGTACACCGGCCGGGAGTCCGTGCTCGGGGAGCGCGTGTTCGTGGCGGACATGAAAGAGCCCGGCATGATCTATGGCGCCCTTCGGTTCTCGGATCATCCAAGAGCCAGGGTGCTGCGCATCGATATCTCCGAAGCGCTGGAAGTGCCGGGCATCGTGCGGATCCTCACGGCCAAAGAGGTCTCCGGAAAACGCATCGTCGGGATGATCTTCAAGGATTGGCCCGTGATGGTGGCCGAAGGCGAGACCACCCGCTACATCGGGGACGTGCTGGCCGCCGTGGCCGCCTCCACCGAAGAAGCGGCCCGCGAAGCCGTCGCCCGCATCAAGGTGCAGTACGAGGTGCTAGGGCCCGTCACGGACATCTTCGCCGCCCTGAAGCCCGACGCCCCCCAGATCACCGAGACAGGAAATGTCCTTTCCGTTTCCGAGGTCCAGTTCGGCGATGCCGAAGCAGCCTTGAAGACATCGGCCTTCGTGACCCGCCACCGCTTCGCCACCCAGCGCATCGAGCACGCTTTTCTGGAGATGGAAGCCACCCTCGCCCTGCCCTGGGAGAAGGACGGCCACCGCGGCGTCAAGGTCTACGACTGCGGCCAGGGCGTCTACGAGGACCGCAAGCAGCTGGCGGACCTGCTGGATCTGCCGGAGCGCCTGGTGAACGTGGTGCAAGTCCAGAACGGCGGCGGTTTCGGCGGCAAGGAGGACATGACCACCCAGGGCCATGCCGCGCTGCTTTGCTGGCACACGAATCTGCCGGTGATGGTGCGCCTGACCCGGGCCGAATCCCTCCGCATGCATCCCAAACGGCATCCCATCGTCATGGAATACGCCCTGGGCTGCGACGAGAATGGCAAGCTCACCGCTTTGACAGCCACCATGCACTCGGACTCGGGCGCCTACGCCAGCGTCGGCATGAAGGTCATCGAACGCGCCGTCGCCCATTCCGCCGGAGCCTACACGGTGCCGAACGTCCATGTGATCGGAACGGCGGTCATCACCAACAACGTGCCCTGCGGCGCCATGCGGGGCTTCGGCGCCAACCAATCCTGCTTCGCCATGGAATCCTGCATGGACGAGCTTTGCAAGATGGGCGGCTTCGACCGCTGGCAATTCCGCTGGGACAACGCCCTGGTGGAAGGCAAGGCCACCGCCACCGGCCAGATCCTGCGCTCCGGCGTCGGCGTCCGGGCCTGTCTGGAGGCCCTGAAGGATCGTTTCTACGCCGCCGACTGCGCAGGGCTCGCCGCTGGCATCAAGAACACGGGCATCGGCTGCGGCATGCCCGATTACGGCAAGGCCAAGATCGTCATCGAAGCCGCGGACCGCGTGGTGGTCCACCACGGCTGGTGCGAGATGGGCCAAGGCGTCTACACCATGGCCATCCAAACGCTCGTCGAAGAGACCGGCATCGATCCGGCTTTCATCGAAGTCCGGGTGGAGACCGACGAGGAGGCTGGCGCCGGCATGACCACCGCCTCCCGCGGCACCTCGCTGGTGGGGAATTCCGTACGCGAGGCCAGCAGGGATCTCAAGCGCGATCTGGCCGCCGGCAAGACGCTCGAGAGAGCTTGGTGGGCCGAGAGTACAGGGGCGAGTGGGTCTGCGACTGGACCACCAAGGTCGGGCACGAGCCGCCGCCCGGAAAAGACGTGGTGA
- a CDS encoding molybdopterin-dependent oxidoreductase, translating into MGREYRGEWVCDWTTKVGHEPPPGKDVVTHYSYGFAAQLVELDETGKITRVTAAHDAGKIMNPTLFEGQIEGSLHMGLGYALTEDFPFKDGWPISFKMADLGILRARDMPIMDVIGVEVPDEHGPYGAKGVGEIGLVPTAAAVANALCVFDGLRRTTLPMREMKALGKKPKAPK; encoded by the coding sequence GTGGGCCGAGAGTACAGGGGCGAGTGGGTCTGCGACTGGACCACCAAGGTCGGGCACGAGCCGCCGCCCGGAAAAGACGTGGTGACCCACTATTCCTATGGCTTCGCAGCCCAGCTTGTGGAACTGGACGAGACCGGGAAAATTACCCGCGTCACCGCCGCCCACGACGCCGGGAAAATCATGAATCCCACCCTTTTCGAGGGGCAGATCGAAGGTTCGCTCCACATGGGCCTCGGCTACGCATTGACCGAGGATTTTCCTTTCAAGGATGGTTGGCCCATTTCATTCAAGATGGCGGATCTTGGCATCCTCCGGGCTCGCGACATGCCGATCATGGATGTCATCGGCGTCGAGGTTCCCGACGAACACGGTCCCTACGGCGCGAAAGGCGTGGGCGAGATCGGGCTGGTGCCCACCGCCGCCGCCGTGGCCAATGCGCTCTGCGTCTTCGACGGCCTGCGCCGCACCACGTTGCCCATGCGCGAGATGAAAGCACTTGGGAAGAAGCCCAAGGCGCCGAAATAA
- a CDS encoding M20/M25/M40 family metallo-hydrolase: MTNPNTRLDTSLDTHVAELAAKYRQLAAEMLREVIRIPADYVGKPEDAGGDARCGLSNHEFPRIEYLRKKIIEIKAVRKPEDVGFDDFGNLVWVVEDPNDGIPAGQKKIVYLDGHTDTVKALRPQWLDKIGGGVDAYNGLVDPAKLDKTFLKKELGWLPPDSEWEHLLFGRGSADQLGGVIAEAVATKILLELAPEGSLRGVIVRAYATVAEEDNDGGGPMFITSKVLPGARPELIPDVVILTEGTGCSKKGALGIYRGQRGRMQIEVTVTGRSCHGSMPWEGLNPLEYSGAILNEAAEKYEQRVGFLDNEFLGHGTRTASWARLDTPSDCAVPDRFVFRFDRRLTVGETPDKSVQDVEDLAAVGAARAAGLKVEINVPIYDQPTWKGFVLNNPQVYLGWVTPEEHPAIQAAVSTYRSVISPHVKGQRGEGGTIQAEPRVERWIFSTDGVGFPVPKDDTSIPVNAAKQWVVSGAYKHPAMFGLGPGIEQNTHKIGECVDLRELQHSIAFLARFPSVFAGQPCEFGLNQ, translated from the coding sequence ATGACCAACCCGAACACCCGACTGGATACAAGCCTGGATACCCATGTGGCCGAGCTTGCCGCCAAATACCGGCAGCTCGCCGCAGAGATGCTTCGCGAAGTCATCCGGATCCCCGCCGACTATGTGGGGAAACCCGAGGACGCGGGCGGCGACGCGCGATGCGGATTGTCCAACCACGAATTCCCGCGCATTGAATACCTGCGAAAAAAGATCATCGAGATCAAAGCCGTGCGTAAACCCGAAGATGTCGGCTTCGATGATTTTGGCAACCTGGTGTGGGTGGTCGAGGATCCCAACGATGGCATTCCCGCCGGACAGAAAAAGATCGTCTACCTCGATGGGCACACCGACACGGTGAAAGCGCTGCGTCCCCAGTGGCTCGACAAGATCGGCGGCGGCGTGGACGCCTACAACGGCCTGGTGGATCCCGCCAAGCTGGACAAGACCTTCCTCAAGAAGGAGCTGGGCTGGCTGCCGCCCGATTCCGAATGGGAGCACCTGCTCTTCGGCCGTGGTTCCGCGGACCAGCTGGGCGGCGTCATCGCCGAAGCCGTGGCTACGAAAATCCTGCTGGAACTGGCACCCGAAGGCTCCCTCCGGGGCGTCATCGTGCGCGCCTACGCCACCGTGGCCGAAGAGGACAACGATGGCGGCGGCCCCATGTTCATCACCAGCAAGGTGCTGCCGGGCGCTCGGCCCGAGCTGATCCCCGACGTGGTGATCCTCACCGAAGGCACCGGCTGCTCGAAAAAGGGTGCGCTAGGGATCTACCGCGGCCAGCGCGGCCGCATGCAGATCGAAGTCACGGTGACGGGCCGCTCCTGCCATGGTTCGATGCCTTGGGAAGGCTTGAATCCGCTGGAGTACAGCGGCGCGATCCTCAACGAAGCCGCGGAGAAATACGAGCAGCGCGTCGGCTTTCTCGACAATGAATTCCTTGGACATGGAACGCGCACCGCGTCCTGGGCCCGCCTCGACACGCCCAGCGATTGCGCGGTGCCGGACCGCTTCGTCTTCCGGTTCGACCGCCGCTTGACGGTGGGCGAGACTCCGGACAAATCGGTGCAGGATGTCGAGGATCTGGCTGCCGTGGGAGCGGCGCGTGCCGCAGGTCTGAAGGTCGAAATCAATGTCCCGATCTACGATCAGCCCACCTGGAAAGGATTCGTCCTCAACAACCCGCAGGTCTATCTCGGGTGGGTGACCCCCGAAGAGCATCCCGCGATCCAGGCCGCGGTGAGCACCTACAGATCCGTCATCAGCCCGCATGTGAAGGGCCAACGCGGCGAGGGGGGAACCATCCAAGCCGAGCCCAGGGTCGAGCGTTGGATCTTCTCCACCGACGGCGTCGGCTTCCCGGTGCCGAAAGATGACACCTCCATTCCGGTGAACGCGGCGAAGCAGTGGGTGGTTTCCGGCGCCTACAAGCACCCGGCGATGTTCGGCCTCGGCCCCGGCATCGAACAGAACACCCACAAGATCGGCGAGTGTGTGGATCTCCGGGAGCTGCAACATTCCATCGCATTCCTAGCGCGCTTCCCGAGCGTGTTCGCGGGCCAACCGTGTGAATTCGGACTCAATCAATGA